From the genome of Candidatus Defluviilinea proxima:
AACCTATCAGCCACAGATACGCGTCTTTTCCACGCAGGACTACGTGCAAATGAGCCCTGAGGCAGAAGCAATGGTCAATGAACTTCAGGGCATTGTGAAGACACAACAATTCCAAGCTGACAAAATGCTCCCATTCCTACCCATCCAACGCGCGGCGCAGGTCATGCATACACAGGAAAAGTTCGTATCCTTCATAAATGGAAAAGGCGTTCGTTACATCACTCTCTATAGTCAAGCCGCATTTCCCATTCAGAACCTTTCACACATGGAATTGCTGTACACCTTTCAGGGACTTTCCAGCGATGGCAAGTATTACGTATCGATCGTCATGCCCGTCAACCTCAAATATGTGACAGTGGACGAAGCCACCGATTCTCCCTTCCCCGAACACGGCATCCCGTTCAACTGGGATAATCCCAATCCCGAAGATTATCCAAACTATCTGGAAAAAGCGGTTGTCATGCTCAGTCACAAGAACAATCCCTTCAATCCATCCCTTGAAGTGCTAGACGAGCTGGTTCAATCCCTGGCAGTTGGCGTAGAACAATAAATATAGAATTTCTAATCGTGCATCATGCGGACCCGTTATCCGCATGATGCACGATGAACCGGGGGAGAATAACTGTTATTCGCAAGATAACAAGCACTTTTGGAATTACAATTGACGTATGAACCGTCCGTTCGTGTTCATCAATGTAGCAATGACAGCCGATGGCAAGATCGATACGTTCGCACGCAAAGGAGCGGCGATCTCATCCGTGCGTGATAAGGAACGCGTGGATAAACTCCGCGCCGAGGCAGACGCCGTCATGGTTGGGGGAAGGACACTGCTCGACGAAGACCCAAAACTTACAGTGAAATCAGAAGCGTTACGCGAAGAAAGAATCAAACGCGGACTCACGCCAAACCCAGTCAAGGTGGGGATTGTTTCAGAAGCAAAGTTTGATTCTCATTCAAAATTCTTATACGAGGGGAATGCACGCATCGTAATATTCACAACGCATCGCACATCTAAAGATCAACTCACGTCACTTCGTGCGCTCGGTGTGGAAGTATTCATCCACGAGGGCGAGCGGGTGGACTTGAGAAACATGATGCACACCCTCAAAGAACTTGGTATCAACCGCCTCATGATAGAAGGCGGAGCAACACTCAATTTCGAGTTGCTCAGGCTTGGGCTGGTGGATGAAGTGTCCGCGTATGTGGCGCCGATGATCTTCGGGGGAGAAAAGGCCCCTACGATGGCATCAGGCCTCGGCTTGGAAAGAGGCGAAGCCGTCCCTCTGAGACTAATGAACGTGGAACATTGGGACGATGGCGGTGTACTGTTACATTACAAAGTGGAGAGAGAACTATGACAACAACAATGCATGAACAATTTGATCTGTTACTTGAAAACGATCCTGAACATAATTGTCCGGGGTTGGGTAAAGATAATATTTGCGTCCGCCTTGTGGCAATGGCTGAATTGCCCACACGGTTTGGCGATTTTCACATCATTGCGTTCGAGAACAATCGCGACGGCAAAGAGCATGTGGCCATCACAAAAGGCGATGTGATCGGCGCGAAAGATGTGCCTGTGCGTTTACATTCGGAATGCTTGACCGGTGATGCCATTGGTTCATTACGCTGTGATTGCCGAGACCAGCTCGAGGCATCGTTGAGAGCTATCGGCCAGATGGAACGCGGCATGGTCTTGTATCTCCGTCAGGAGGGACGTGGCATTGGTCTGATTAACAAGGTGCGTGCCTACAGCTTGCAGGATGATGGACTGGATACCGTTGAAGCGAATCTCGCATTGGGCTTCCGAGACGATGAACGTGATTATGCAGTGGCCGCACACATGCTCATGTCGCTCAAGATCGAGTCGGTACAACTCATGACCAACAACCCAAAGAAGATCGACCAGCTCACACAATATGGCATCAAGGTGGCGCAACGCATTCCGCACATCATGGAAGCCAACGACCACAATCGTTTCTATCTCGAGACCAAGGCCGCCAAATCCGGTCACATGATCGATTTTCACGGCAAGGAACATCTGCCCGAACAAAGCGATCTTCCCATCGTGGCCGGCATGACCCACGAACAGATCGGGGCCATGCATGAATAAACCTTCGGCTTCGCAGGGCAGGGTCGTTGTCATTACCGGCGCCACCGGCGCGCTCGGACGAAAGACCGCTCATGCATTCGCCGAAAGCGGTGATGCACTGGTATTGCTCGATAACGATCAAAGTAAATTGGATTCTCTGATCAAAGAATTGCATATCCCCGAAGATAGACTCCTCGCATCTGTCGTTGACCTGCGCGATGCACAAGCGGTTCGTGACTCAGCCGAGGCTGTTGCAAACAAATTCGGCCGTGTTCACGCTTTGATCCATCTCGTCGGCGGCTGGACCGGCGGCAAGACCCTCTCTGAAACAGGCGAAAGCGACCTGACCTTCATGCTCAACCAGCACGTGTGGACGACGTTCCACTTGTTCCAGGCCTTCACTCCCAAACTCGCCGCGAATGGATGGGGGCGTGTGGTGGTTGTATCCAAGTCAACGGTGAACAACCCAACCGGCAAAGAAGGCGTGTATGCCGCCGCTAAAGCCGCACAGGAGAACCTTGTGCTTACGCTCGCGGCCGAACTCAAAGAGAGTAACGTCACCGCGAACATTATTCAAGTCAAAGCCATCGACGTGGATGATAAAGGCACCGGCACAACGCCCGATGTGATCGTCGCCGCGATACAGTATTTATTCTCCGATCAGGCGGGCAAGGTCAGCGGGGCGAGGATACCTTTATATTAAAAAGCAAAACTTCCGAAGTCTTAAAGACTTCGGAAGTTTTTATTTACAACCCTAACATATCCCCGATCGTTTTTGCAATTGTCCGTGCGGCTTCGGGTTTTCCTGCACGGCGACAGTTCTCGATCACTTTCTGTCGTTCGGCTGGGCGCGAGATCCATCGCGTCAACGTGCGGACAACCTCACGCGGCACCGGTGCCCAAACCCCTGCACCTTCCTCCTGCACGAATGTCACGTTCCCATCTTCCTGACCGGGTAATTTTGAATACAAAATAATTGGCAGTTCAGCATTGAGTGCTTCAGCGATCGTGCCGGGCCCAGCCTTTGTCACAATGTAATCGGCCGCGCGCATGAAATCTGGTACGTTATGTGTAAAGCCATGAATGAACGTGGGATTCTCCCATTGGTGCGCCTCGAGAGCCGCTTTCAGCTTTTGATTCCTTCCAGCAATGATGACCAGCCCAAGGTCCAGACCGGAGGCGTCTATTTCGTAAGCAGTCTTCGCAAGAGGGCCCATCCCATCGCCGCCGCCCATCATCAACACAATGGGCTTATCCACAGGCCAACCAAGTTTTTTACGCAGGTTGCTTTTACGTCCTTTGGGTCTACAGTATTTATCTGCAACGGGAAGCCCAACCACTCTTACCTTTTCTTCAGGCATCTTGTATTTGATGGCACGTTTACGCGCGTTCTCGGTAGGGACGAGGATAAGGTCGGCGCGGTTGTCGTACCACAGGGCATGTGTGGTGACCATGTCTGTGACGACATTAACGAAGGGTGGACGGTCCTTGCCCAATGCACGCAGAGCAAACGAATTGGCAAACGGATGGACCGTGACGATCAGATCGGCTGGATGACTTCTCACAAGCGCTTTTGCCGCATGACGCGCAATCGGCCAGGTGGTGGTTGTGATGAAGCGTGCCTGAGCGCGCCCATCCGTGGCATGGAAGCTGGCGCTCCATAACTGCGGAGCTTTGACCATGTAGGGATACATTTCGCCCACCCGGTTAAAGGGACGTGGTGCGTAATCCTTGAAAAAATCCACCATCTCCGTGGTGACCTTGTTTTTATATTCGATGTTAATGGCCTCGATAATAGCCTCTGCCGCGGAACGATGCCCGCCGCCGGTATCGGAAAAGTAGAAGACAATGTGTGGTTTTCTAGGAATCGTGTTTTGGTCCATGGGGTTCTTCTTCGTGTTTGGTGAGATTGGTCTTGAGGCGCTTCGCAAGTTCACGCCGGGTAAGCATAACACGCCGCCCACATCCTTTGCATTCGAGGCCAATATCCGCGCCAAGACGGGTGACGGTCCATTCGTAGGAACCGCACGGGTGTTGCTTACGCAGGCGCAGATGATCGTTGAGGTGCAGGTCGGGAAGCATAGTTGAAAGAATGAAGGCGGATCGTGAAGGATAAATATCAAACATCATTATAAATGAATCGTGATAAACTACGGGCGAGAAATTTATTTCCAAGAATATGTCATGCTGAGCAAAGCGAAGTAATCTCCCTACAGGAGTAAAAACCCTTTGCTATGCTCAAAATGACAAGATGAGAGAGGGAACATGTCCCAGAACGAAACACATACCGTTGAAGTTGCAGGTGTCAAACGTGACCTGCGCCTGTTCGAGGTTAAGCCAGGTTTGAAGATCGCCATTTTGAATATTCTAGGGGATACAGAATTTGTGCAAGTCTGTGCCAAGGAACTGGCGACCAAGCTCAAGGACGTTGACTATGACGTGCTGGTAACTGCAGAGGCCAAGTCCATTCCGCTGGCGTATGCCGTGTCCGCTGAGACGAAGAAGCCGTACGTGGTATTACGCAAATCGTACAAGCCTTACATGGGCGATGCGATCAGTGCCGAGACGTTATCCATCACCACCGGCCAGCCGCAGACGTTGATCCTCGACGAAAAGGATCGTGACCTTATCAAAGGTGGTAAGGTCGTCATCGTGGACGATGTTATCAGCACCGGGTCCACACTGCAGGGCATGCGGATGATCCTCAATAAGGCTGGCGCAAACGTGGTAGCCGAAACCGCCATCTTCACCGAAGGTGACCGTGCGCAGTGGAACAATATTATTTCGTTGGGGCATTTGCCGTTGTTTACGGATTAAACGCCGCAGGGAAGGGCAGCTGCCCTTCTCTACGATTATGTGAACAATTTTTGTTTTTGCAAACGCGTCATCTTTTTGATGGCGCGTTCTCTTTTCATAGCCGTGACACGGTCTGGCTGTTCCTCCATGTAGACCAATTTCACAGGACGGCGTGTTTTTGTATATTTCGCGCCGAGTCCCTTGTTGTGGACGGCGACTCGTTTCTCAGCGTCCACCGCCCAGCCGGTATAGTACGTTCCATCGGCACATTCGACGATGTAACAATAACATTTACTCACTTGCTTTTATTGCGGCCCATCAATGCAGAACCAAGGAGGCGATCGCCCATAGAAGCGACTTCGATCTTCTGCGTTTCCTTATTTAACCATTCGGCCTGTGTGCGTTCTTCCAGCCACTGACCTCGTCCTCTCCAAGCTTTTTCAAGTCGTTGACCAAGCGCCTCACGGTCGCCATCTTCAATATCATCACGAAGTTGAAGCAGTGATGTAATGTACGCGTTCAAAAGACGTACCGTATTCTCACGGTCATTCAATATCGCTTCGCGCAGGGAGACTGCATCATCGTGATACGCAAAGCCTGATGTCACAGAGGCATACGGGCGGCCTGCCAATTTCTTTGCTTCCTGCCAGCCGGGCTGATCGAGCGTGGAATCTAACAAGGCGGCGGCGGCCAATTGCGGAAGGATCTGCACCTTGCCCAATAATCCGTCTGCTTCGGCAGTATCCATCAGCAAAGGCATGGAACCAAGTAATGCGACAAGGTCAGTCGTTAGTTTGAATATATTTTCGGGGGTTCCGTGTGGCGCGGTGATGCCGGTCACACCCTTTTCGAACAGGTCGGCACGAGCGGCCTTGAGGCCGTATTCAATTCCATGGAGTTGATCGGGGTGGATGGTCGGGAAGAGCCCCACATAAAACCGTCCCTGAGGAATAAGCTCTTTGACCCACGATTCAATCGTCCCTTTAACAAGAGCCGTATCAAGGATGAGAGTCCCCTCTTGCAGGTCAGGCGCGATCAGTTCCAACGTCTCACGCACTTCTGAGAATGGCAGGGCCAGGATGACAATGTTGGAATTTTCCACCGAGTCGTGCAGGTTGTATTTGAAATCGTCCACGGCGCCGGCGGTTTGTGCGGCTTTGCCTGCACGTGCATCCTTATCGTGCCCTACAAGACGAGCATTCGTGCCGTGCGCTTTCAGGGCCAGCCCCATCGAAGCGCCGATCTGTCCGAGACCGATAATGGTAATTTGTATTGGCATCATATCCTCACAGGTTGAAGTAGTGTCATTATACCCATACGCCCATCAGTAGGAAACATACCTGGGTAGTATATAATGCGATTACTCCGTTAAAGTGCGAGAACCGCGGACGCCGACCGCGGTTCCCGTGCGAAAGGAGGAGAAGAGAAATCACCTTACTGTCCTTAATTTATCATAGTAGGAATAATAGTACTTGACGTAAAACCTACGATTACCCTACGACTGTTAGACAACTTACAAGGATGTAATCACCATGGCAAACAAAATAGTTTCTCCCATCTTCACTGGCGAATTGAACGGGACTCCTCTTGGGGACCTGCGCCTCGCGGCCTCGGACCTTGGTCTGGTCGCCGTTGAATGGGCCTCTGTCTTGCCCGAATTTGATTCGTATCTCGCACGCCTCAAACAGCCTATCCAACCCGATCCGAAAAAGCTCAAGCCTTATGCAAAAGAAATTGCAGAATACCTGAACGGTAAACGCACTGCCTTCACCATCCCCGTGGACTGGACGTTCTTCACTCACTTTCAGCGCGAGGCCCTGCAGGCCGTCTTCCGCATCCCATACGGCGAAACGCGGACATACATTGACATCGCGCGTGAGATCAACCGTCCGCATGCCTACCGGGCGATGGGCGCGGCCAACGCCATGAACCCCATGCCGCTGGTCATTCCGTGCCATCGAGTCATTGGCACAGACGGTAAACTCCACGGCTACGGCGGCGGAGATGGGTTACCCACGAAGGAATGGTTGTTAAAACTTGAAGGTGCGGTAATGGCGTAATATTTTTAGGTTGCAATTCATCGTAATCACGTTCTACTACTATAGGAGTCACATTGAAACCTAAACAATGGTTTGCTTTTATTGCCCTCGGCCTGATCTGGAGCTCGTCCTTTTTGTGGATCAAGATCGCCGTTCAGGAAATCCCGCCGATCACACTGGTCGCGTATCGCGTTCTGTTCGGGCTTTTATTCGGCGTGGTGATGATCCTGATCCAACGCGTCAGCCTGCCGCGCGATTCCAAGGTCTGGATCCCTGTGCTCGTGTTGGGAATCACCAATGTTGCCGTTCCCTTCTTCTTGATCTCATGGGGTGAGCAATCCATCAACTCCGGTGTAGCGGCGATCCTTGATGCGACTGTCCCGCTATTTTCTCTGGTCATTGCCCACTTCACACTTCCCGATGACAAGATGACCGTGCCCAAAGTAACGGGGTTACTGATCGGCTTTGCCGGCGTGATCATCTTAATGAGCAAGGATATCGGAGGCTCACCCAGTTCCTTACTTGGCCAGGGAGCGGTGATCCTCGCCTGTGTTTTCTACGCCATAAGCGGAATCTACGCCCGCAAGAACACGGAGGATACACCAGCCGTTTTGCGTAGCGCGGGTCCGCTAATCTCAGCGACAGTTGTGATGTGGGTGGGAAGTTTTCTACTGGAGAGTCCGGTCAAAGTCCCGCATCTACAGATCACATGGATCGCCCTGCTGTGGCTCGGCATTCTCGGTTCAGGATTGGCATTTGTCTTAGTCTATTACCTCATCCATGAGATCGGACCCACACGCGCATCCATGGTTACATATACTTTTCCATTGGGTGGTGTTGTGCTTGGTTTTATCTTTCTTCACGAGAGTTTGTCATGGCAGATCATCCTTGGCGGGGTTTTGATCATCGCCAGCCTGGCGGTGAGTAACTGGAAACAGGCAGATATACCAGCTACAACATAAAGAAACAACAGCTACAACGCTGATGATGGCGTGATAAGATATGGGCATCTTATCACCTATGACAGTATCCACACCTCAAACACAAACCTTTCTGCAAAAACACGAATGGCTTCTCCCTCTGGGGTTGTTCATCCTGTTCCTCGCGCTGACATTGCCCGGCATTTCATGGGGCGCCCCAAGCGTTTGGCACCCCGATGAGATCGTAGTACGTTCGCTCAACGCTCTGTTTGACAACTACAAATTCAGCGAAACCAATTTCGATTATCCTGACCTGCCCCAATATGTGATGCTCTTCCTTGGGAAACTGATGCTGGCAATAGGGCAAGGTGACAATATCCTTGTCGCGGCACGTGTTCTTTCGGCAGTTCTTGCAGGGATGGCGATTGTCTTCACCTATATCATCGCACGTCGTATCGGAGGGAGTCCATACGTAGCGGCGCTGAGCGGACTTCTCCTCATCAGCGTCAGCGAAATGCCACACAACGGACGTTTTGCCCACAACGACACATATTTGATCTTCTTCGTAACGCTGGCTGTTCTTTGTTTACTCAACTATGTTCAAAGCAAGGGCGTAACTGGCGCTCCCTATGCTTCGACTTCGCTCCCACCTCAAGAGAATTTCCGTCCTGAGCGGAGTGAGGAGCGTTCGATGCGACGAGCGAAGTCGAAGGACGCTCCGCTCAGCAAGGAAAACAATAAAATCTGGTTATATGCGGCTTTCTTCACGGTGGGATTGGCCACCTCCAGCAAATTCACCGGCGTGAGTTTGATCCTGGCTCCGCTGGCAGTGTATCTCATCGAAGAAAAAGACAACATCAAGAAGAACTGGCTGGTTTCACTTATAGTGCTTTCGGTGGGAGGTCTCATCGCATTTTGGGGTTTTGGACTTGGTACACCTAAAGTGTTAGTCGCGCCATACTTTTATCTCAAACATTTATTACCCACCCTGCAATGGCAAACCACCTACGGTTATCAACCCGATAGTATCCGCGGTATTTTCGGTCAATACGGCGTGACGGCAAACGGACTCGGCCTCGGGCTTATGTTGTTATTCGGCATCGGACTTGTTTGGGCCATCTGGAAAGTCATCAAAGCACATCGAGAGCATACTGCTTCCGAACAGCCACAAATCAAATCTTTCACGGTCATCCTCATCGCGATCCTCGCGCTCGACCTGCCGATGATGATCTCATACAACTATCAACTGCGTTACTTTCTCACATTGATGCCGTTCCTTGCGATCTTTTCTGCACTCTTCATCGAGCAGGCATATCAATGGGCAAAAGCAACGAGCAACAAAGTCTATCCCGTCGCAGTCAGCGTGACGGTCTCAGCGATCATCTTGTATTCTCTCGCACGCATTATTAGCCTGATGCTATTGGTGATGCACGATGCCCGCATCCCTGCATCTGCCTTCATGGACACATTGCCAGCAGGCTCATCGCTCGAGCACACGTTCTATCCGCCGACCTTTGATGGGCCCCGTTTCGAGCGCGAATATAACTATCCCATTTATTTCACACGCGACCCGAACGAACCACTTCCACAAAGCAAGAAGTTTAAGTACAACGTCGGTGAAGAAGGACTCAACAAACGCGAAACAGATTATTTCATCGTTGACAGTTTCACTTCTAGAAAATTCAACAACATCTATTTCTGCGAAGCGATGCCCACCGAATGTGCATTCTTCAAACAACTTGAAACAGGCGGGTCAGACCACTATAAACTTTTAAAAGAATTCAAATACACACTGCCACCTTACCTGCCACAGATCCAATTTGAATTTATCAACCCCAGCATTCGTATCTATGAAAGGATCCCATGAACGATTTTCGTTCCGGTTATATCGCCATTATCGGCCGCCCCAATGTCGGCAAGTCCACGTTGGTCAATGCATTGCTTGGCCAAAAGATCGCGGCCGTTTCCCCCAAGCCGCAGACCACACGCAGACGTCAGCTTGGTATTCTCACAGAGGAGAAGTATCAGCTCATCTTCGTGGATACGCCCGGCATCCATACTCCCAAACACAAGTTGGGGAAGTTCTTGAATCAAGAAGCGGAAGAATCGCTCGAAGGTGTGGATGTTGTCCTTTGGCTTGTGGATGTATCTGTCAAACCGACGGATGAGGACAAACAGATTGCGCTCCTGCTCGACAAACTTCCTCGTCGGACTCAACTGGTACTTGCCGCAAACAAAATGGACCTGATCCCCGCTGAGGCATTGACCAGGAATCTCGAAGTGTATCAGGCCTCGGTTAGGAAAGAGACGAGCGTCCTATCCATATCCGCCGCAAAGAATGAGAATCTCAATGAGCTGGTCGAACTGATCGTTTCGTTCTGTCCATTTCGTGCACCGGAATATGATGAAGACCAGGTCACGGATTCGTATGAGCGCGATATCGCCGCGGACTTGATCCGTGAGGCGTGTTTGAATAATCTGCGCGAGGAAGTACCGCATGGCGTAGGCGTGCGCATCGATGAGTTCAAGGAACGCGAGAATGGGATGTTGTATATCGGCGCAACGATCTTTATTGAACGCGAATCGCAAAAAGGAATTCTGATCGGCGAGGGCGGAAGTATGATGAAGACGATCGGGAGCGCGGCCCGTAAAGAGATCGAAGCGATGGGCGGACGCCCCGTGTTTTTGGAGTTGCGCGCCAAGGTGCTGAAGGATTGGCGCAACGACGAGAACGCGATGCAGAGATTTGGCTATCGGATTGGGAAGAAGAAAAAGGGGAAACGGTGATTAGGGGTTAGAAATGGACAAAATTATCCATATCTTTAAATGGGTACGCTCTAATTTCTTCTATCTTACATTTACAGTCTTTCTTCTTTTGTATATTTGGTGGTTTAGGCTAAACCCCATTGTATTTGATCCAGGCGAACAAGCTAATGCCCCATTGATTTTTGGTCTTATATTACTATCAATATATGGCTTCATCATTGGCCTATTAAGGTTTTTGCAGAATTATCTTTTCATAAGGGTGGCATTCTTTATAATGGCAATATTATTCTTGACGGCGAACTCACTGTTTGTGTTTTTTTGTATTCCACAGCCTATAGCTAGTGCAAGATTCGGGAACGATACATATTACGTAACTTCAAACCCACCTTTTCTTGAGTGTTGTTCGTATTATCAATTTACGAAATGGGAAGGTATCTTTCACTACGAATCGAATTTCTTTGGATACCATGTGCCACAAGTAAAATTTATCCACGATAAGAAAACGAATGAAGTTAGCCTTGTAGACGTGTCGGAAGGTTTTGAAAAGCTTTATAAGACTCTTGAGAAATCCCATCAAAGTTATGAAGGGTATGCGAAATTAGAAAATCACCTATACTACTATTCAGTAACTTGTAACAGCAGTGAAGACTGGATTTGTGAAACTAGGACGTATATGTTTTATCAGTGCGAGTTGGACAACACATCATGCAATGCACTTCCAATAGAATATACAACAGGAATGAATGGCCAGGGAAATTTGCAGGCGAACGAATCATCTAAAGAAATCAAATTTTATTTTATGTCTCCTGTTTCAGGAGATGATCGGATACTGATTCTCTCTTACGGAGAATCTCCAGCCTGTTTTGTGGATGGCTGTTCTGTTGTTCGATAACAAGAGTAAGGTTAGGGCCTTGCGTCTAATACAGTGTGCGGCACATTTAAGATTTAACGCCCTGAATCCTTCACTCGGCGCTTCGTGTGCATACCAATGCCATGAACGCACGAACGTGTTGAAGGGCTGGGGAACGATGAGAACGCTCGCAATGATATATATTTCGGGAGGCACAAT
Proteins encoded in this window:
- a CDS encoding adenine phosphoribosyltransferase (Catalyzes a salvage reaction resulting in the formation of AMP, that is energically less costly than de novo synthesis), translating into MSQNETHTVEVAGVKRDLRLFEVKPGLKIAILNILGDTEFVQVCAKELATKLKDVDYDVLVTAEAKSIPLAYAVSAETKKPYVVLRKSYKPYMGDAISAETLSITTGQPQTLILDEKDRDLIKGGKVVIVDDVISTGSTLQGMRMILNKAGANVVAETAIFTEGDRAQWNNIISLGHLPLFTD
- a CDS encoding SDR family oxidoreductase; this translates as MNKPSASQGRVVVITGATGALGRKTAHAFAESGDALVLLDNDQSKLDSLIKELHIPEDRLLASVVDLRDAQAVRDSAEAVANKFGRVHALIHLVGGWTGGKTLSETGESDLTFMLNQHVWTTFHLFQAFTPKLAANGWGRVVVVSKSTVNNPTGKEGVYAAAKAAQENLVLTLAAELKESNVTANIIQVKAIDVDDKGTGTTPDVIVAAIQYLFSDQAGKVSGARIPLY
- a CDS encoding galactosyldiacylglycerol synthase, whose product is MDQNTIPRKPHIVFYFSDTGGGHRSAAEAIIEAINIEYKNKVTTEMVDFFKDYAPRPFNRVGEMYPYMVKAPQLWSASFHATDGRAQARFITTTTWPIARHAAKALVRSHPADLIVTVHPFANSFALRALGKDRPPFVNVVTDMVTTHALWYDNRADLILVPTENARKRAIKYKMPEEKVRVVGLPVADKYCRPKGRKSNLRKKLGWPVDKPIVLMMGGGDGMGPLAKTAYEIDASGLDLGLVIIAGRNQKLKAALEAHQWENPTFIHGFTHNVPDFMRAADYIVTKAGPGTIAEALNAELPIILYSKLPGQEDGNVTFVQEEGAGVWAPVPREVVRTLTRWISRPAERQKVIENCRRAGKPEAARTIAKTIGDMLGL
- a CDS encoding GIY-YIG nuclease family protein gives rise to the protein MSKCYCYIVECADGTYYTGWAVDAEKRVAVHNKGLGAKYTKTRRPVKLVYMEEQPDRVTAMKRERAIKKMTRLQKQKLFT
- the ribA gene encoding GTP cyclohydrolase II — translated: MTTTMHEQFDLLLENDPEHNCPGLGKDNICVRLVAMAELPTRFGDFHIIAFENNRDGKEHVAITKGDVIGAKDVPVRLHSECLTGDAIGSLRCDCRDQLEASLRAIGQMERGMVLYLRQEGRGIGLINKVRAYSLQDDGLDTVEANLALGFRDDERDYAVAAHMLMSLKIESVQLMTNNPKKIDQLTQYGIKVAQRIPHIMEANDHNRFYLETKAAKSGHMIDFHGKEHLPEQSDLPIVAGMTHEQIGAMHE
- the era gene encoding GTPase Era, with protein sequence MNDFRSGYIAIIGRPNVGKSTLVNALLGQKIAAVSPKPQTTRRRQLGILTEEKYQLIFVDTPGIHTPKHKLGKFLNQEAEESLEGVDVVLWLVDVSVKPTDEDKQIALLLDKLPRRTQLVLAANKMDLIPAEALTRNLEVYQASVRKETSVLSISAAKNENLNELVELIVSFCPFRAPEYDEDQVTDSYERDIAADLIREACLNNLREEVPHGVGVRIDEFKERENGMLYIGATIFIERESQKGILIGEGGSMMKTIGSAARKEIEAMGGRPVFLELRAKVLKDWRNDENAMQRFGYRIGKKKKGKR
- a CDS encoding DUF951 domain-containing protein, producing MLPDLHLNDHLRLRKQHPCGSYEWTVTRLGADIGLECKGCGRRVMLTRRELAKRLKTNLTKHEEEPHGPKHDS
- a CDS encoding DMT family transporter; the encoded protein is MKPKQWFAFIALGLIWSSSFLWIKIAVQEIPPITLVAYRVLFGLLFGVVMILIQRVSLPRDSKVWIPVLVLGITNVAVPFFLISWGEQSINSGVAAILDATVPLFSLVIAHFTLPDDKMTVPKVTGLLIGFAGVIILMSKDIGGSPSSLLGQGAVILACVFYAISGIYARKNTEDTPAVLRSAGPLISATVVMWVGSFLLESPVKVPHLQITWIALLWLGILGSGLAFVLVYYLIHEIGPTRASMVTYTFPLGGVVLGFIFLHESLSWQIILGGVLIIASLAVSNWKQADIPATT
- a CDS encoding phospholipid carrier-dependent glycosyltransferase; protein product: MGILSPMTVSTPQTQTFLQKHEWLLPLGLFILFLALTLPGISWGAPSVWHPDEIVVRSLNALFDNYKFSETNFDYPDLPQYVMLFLGKLMLAIGQGDNILVAARVLSAVLAGMAIVFTYIIARRIGGSPYVAALSGLLLISVSEMPHNGRFAHNDTYLIFFVTLAVLCLLNYVQSKGVTGAPYASTSLPPQENFRPERSEERSMRRAKSKDAPLSKENNKIWLYAAFFTVGLATSSKFTGVSLILAPLAVYLIEEKDNIKKNWLVSLIVLSVGGLIAFWGFGLGTPKVLVAPYFYLKHLLPTLQWQTTYGYQPDSIRGIFGQYGVTANGLGLGLMLLFGIGLVWAIWKVIKAHREHTASEQPQIKSFTVILIAILALDLPMMISYNYQLRYFLTLMPFLAIFSALFIEQAYQWAKATSNKVYPVAVSVTVSAIILYSLARIISLMLLVMHDARIPASAFMDTLPAGSSLEHTFYPPTFDGPRFEREYNYPIYFTRDPNEPLPQSKKFKYNVGEEGLNKRETDYFIVDSFTSRKFNNIYFCEAMPTECAFFKQLETGGSDHYKLLKEFKYTLPPYLPQIQFEFINPSIRIYERIP
- a CDS encoding 2,5-diamino-6-(ribosylamino)-4(3H)-pyrimidinone 5'-phosphate reductase: MNRPFVFINVAMTADGKIDTFARKGAAISSVRDKERVDKLRAEADAVMVGGRTLLDEDPKLTVKSEALREERIKRGLTPNPVKVGIVSEAKFDSHSKFLYEGNARIVIFTTHRTSKDQLTSLRALGVEVFIHEGERVDLRNMMHTLKELGINRLMIEGGATLNFELLRLGLVDEVSAYVAPMIFGGEKAPTMASGLGLERGEAVPLRLMNVEHWDDGGVLLHYKVEREL
- a CDS encoding methylated-DNA--[protein]-cysteine S-methyltransferase, which translates into the protein MANKIVSPIFTGELNGTPLGDLRLAASDLGLVAVEWASVLPEFDSYLARLKQPIQPDPKKLKPYAKEIAEYLNGKRTAFTIPVDWTFFTHFQREALQAVFRIPYGETRTYIDIAREINRPHAYRAMGAANAMNPMPLVIPCHRVIGTDGKLHGYGGGDGLPTKEWLLKLEGAVMA
- a CDS encoding prephenate dehydrogenase gives rise to the protein MMPIQITIIGLGQIGASMGLALKAHGTNARLVGHDKDARAGKAAQTAGAVDDFKYNLHDSVENSNIVILALPFSEVRETLELIAPDLQEGTLILDTALVKGTIESWVKELIPQGRFYVGLFPTIHPDQLHGIEYGLKAARADLFEKGVTGITAPHGTPENIFKLTTDLVALLGSMPLLMDTAEADGLLGKVQILPQLAAAALLDSTLDQPGWQEAKKLAGRPYASVTSGFAYHDDAVSLREAILNDRENTVRLLNAYITSLLQLRDDIEDGDREALGQRLEKAWRGRGQWLEERTQAEWLNKETQKIEVASMGDRLLGSALMGRNKSK